The Elusimicrobiota bacterium sequence GCCAAACGACGAGGGCCGTCCCGGTGTTTTGGGACGGCCCTCGGTCAAACCTTTAAGATGCCGTTTAGAGATCGAACAGCATCTCCTGGTAGGTGGGGACGGGCCAAAGATCGCGGGGAAGGATGGATTCCAGCGCGTCGATGTCCGAACGAAGGTCCGCCTGAGCGGTGAAGACGTTGTCGTGGAAGGCCTCGGCCTTTTTGTGCGCGTCGTCCACGGCGTTCGCCTTGGCGGTGGCGGCTTCCAGGGCGGCCGTTTTCTTCGCGGCGGAAGCCAAGAGACCGTTCACTTTTTCCAAAAGCGCCGCTTGGACCTTCACGTCCGCGCCGGCGGCCTTGAGGGCGTTCACCGTCTCGGCCAGCTCGCCGGTGTAGGAGATCACCGCGGGGAGATACTCGTTTTTCGCCATGGCAATGGCGCAACGGGCCTCGATGTTGATGTGTTTGGCGTATTGTTCCAGGCTGATTTCGTAGCGGGAGTGGAGTTCCCGCGCCGAAAGCACCTTGTATTTCTCGAAGAGCGCCACGGCCACGTCGTCGGCGAGCGCCCCGTAGGCTTCGATGGAGGACGTGATGTTCGGAAGGCCCCGTTTGGCGGCTTCCTTCACCCAATCGTCCGAATAGTTATTGCCGTTGAAGATCACCCGGCCGTGTTTTTTCATCACTTCGCGGACGATGGCGGTCACTTCTTTTTCCAGGTCCGTGGCTTTCTCCAGGCGGGTGGCGATCTCGTCCAGGATTCCGCCACGATGGTGTTCAACACCATGTTGGCGTCGGCGATGGACATGGAGGAGGGCACCATGCGGAACTCGAACTTGTTGCCCGTGAAGGCGAAGGGCGAGGTCCGGTTGCGGTCGGAGTTGTCCAGCGCCAGTTTGGGCAAGGTATCGACCCCGATGGTCATGAACTGCTGGCCCTTGGACTCGGTTTTTTTGCCTTCGGCGATGTTGGTCAAAACCTCGGTCAACTGGTCGCCCATGAAGACCGAGATGATGGCGGGCGGGGCTTCGTTGGCGCCCAGGCGAAGGTCGTTGCCGGGGTTGGCGGCACCGGCGCGGAGCATGTCCGCGTGGCGGTCCACGGCGGTGAGCGTCGCGGCCAGGAACACGAGGAACTGTTCGTTGTCGTGGGGCGTGAAGCCGGGCTCCAAGAGGTTCAATCCGTCGTCGGTGGCCATGGACCAATTGTTGTGCTTGCCGGACCCGTTGACGCCCGCGAAGGGCTTTTCGTAGAGCAGGCAGACGAGGCCGTTTCGAAGCGCCACCTTCTGCATGGTCTCCATCACGAGTTGGTTGTGGTCGGCGGCGATGCTGGACATGGAGAAGATCGGCGCCATTTCAAACTGCGCGGGCGCCACTTCGTTGTGCTTGGTTTTGGAGGAAATCCCCATTTTCCACAGTTCGATGTCCAGGTCCCGCATGAACTTGGCGATGCGGTCCTTAATGGCGCCGAAATACTGGTCTTCCAATTCCTGACCCTTGGGAGGAGGAGCGCCGAAGAGCGTCCGTCCGGCGAGCACCAGGTCCGTGCGGTTGTCGAAGTAGGCCTTGTCGATCAGGAAATACTCCTGCTCCGGTCCGACCGTCGTTATCACGCGTTTGGACTTCTTGTTCCCGAGAGCGCGGAGCACGCGGACCGCTTGGCGGGCCAGGGCTTCCATGGAACGGAGAAGCGGGGTTTTTTTGTCGAGGGCCTCCCCAGTATAGCTGACGAAGGCCGTGGGAATCGTCAAGGTGGCGTTTCCGGCGGAATCCTCTTTAAGGAAGGCCGGGGAGGTGGTGTCCCAAGCGGTGTAGCCCCGGGCTTCAAAGGTGGCGCGAATGCCTCCCGACGGGAAGCTGGACGCGTCCGGTTCGCCTTTGATGAGCGCTTTGCCGGAGAAAACGGCGATGGCGGATCCATCGGCCTTGGGCTCCAGGAAACTGTCGTGTTTTTCGGCCGTCTTGCCGGTCAAAGGCTGGAACCAGTGGGTGTAATGCGTCGCCCCTTTCTCAAGGGCCCAGTTTTTCATGGCTTCGGCCACGACGTTGGCAACGTCCAACGTGAGCTCCGCCCCGCCTTCCATCACCTTGCGGAGAGCGGCGTAGGTGTTTTTAGGAAGACGCTTTTTCATTTCCCGGTCTGAAAACACATTGGACCCAAAAAGCTCGAAAAGAGACGGTTCCGCGGAAACGGACCGCCCGTTGGAGGAATGGAGCGCGCTGACTTTGGTGGACATAAAATACCTCACTTGAAAAGAAGTGTCTCCTCGGGCCAAGCCCGGGAGTTTAAATCATCCCCATTGATCGTCTTGCGTGGTTGACCGGCGAACGTCGTTGTCCGCCGTTTTCGATTGATGGGATATTATACCACACCCGCCCCGCTAAAACACAAGAGCCTGAAAATGCGGTGGCGGAGAGCAAGCCATTTGTCAAAAAAATTCGTAGAATGGCGCCTCCCTTGGGAAGCCCGAGGAAATTCCGAATCAATTAAGGACACCCCATGCCGAAAATATTTCTTCTGGACGTGACCAACCGCGACGGAGTGCAGACCTCCCGCATTTGCCTCTCCAAATTGCAAAAAACTGTTTTGAACCTTCACCTGTCCCGCCTGGGGATTCACCAGACGGAATTCGGTTTCCCACTGACGCACCACGAAACCAATTATTTGAACGCCAACTTGGAACTGGCCGAGCAGAAGGTGTTCGGCTCCATGCGTCTCTCGGGGTGGATCCGGGCCATTGAAGAGGACGTGAAGGAAACCTTCAAACGGATACCCAAAATCGAGCATCTCAATTTGTCCATATCGACCTCGGAACAAATGATCCGACATAAGTTCCGGGGAAAATTGGACCACGAGTCGATCATTAAAGAGATGGTCTCGGCCGTCAAGCTGGCCCGGAAAAAAGGGGCGAAGTCCATCGGGGTCAACGCCGAAGACGCCTCCCGGACCGACATCAATTACCTGACCCGCTTCGCCCTCGCGGCCAAGGCCGCTGGGGCCGACCGCATCCGCTACTGTGATACCCTGGGGTACGATTCCCCCTTCAGCATTCACCAGCGGATCACGGTGCTAGCGCGCGCGGTGGGGATCCCCTTGGAGATGCACTGCCACAACGACCTCGGGATGGTGGTGGCCAACTCGGTGGCGGGCGCCATGGCCGCCGTGGACGCGGGAGTGGACGTGCACATCAACACCACCGTCAACGGGATCGGCGAACGCGCCGGGAACGCCGACATGGTGGCCGTCATTTTGGCCCTGCGTCACGCCAGCGGCGTTGAGGGAAAGTATGAGTTGGACCCCCGCATACGCTTGAAAGAGGCCTGGCGCACCTGCAAATACGCCTCCTACGCTTTCGACGTTCCGATCCCCATCAATCAGCCCGGGGTCGGGGCCAACGCCTTCGCGCATGAATCCGGCATTCACGCGGACGGCGCGCTGAAAGACCGACGGAACTACGAACTCTACGATTACGACGAACTGGGCCGGGGCGAACCCGAAATCATTGAAACCGGCCGGCAGATCACCGTGGGCGAATATTCCGGGATCAAGGGCTTC is a genomic window containing:
- a CDS encoding homocitrate synthase, encoding MPKIFLLDVTNRDGVQTSRICLSKLQKTVLNLHLSRLGIHQTEFGFPLTHHETNYLNANLELAEQKVFGSMRLSGWIRAIEEDVKETFKRIPKIEHLNLSISTSEQMIRHKFRGKLDHESIIKEMVSAVKLARKKGAKSIGVNAEDASRTDINYLTRFALAAKAAGADRIRYCDTLGYDSPFSIHQRITVLARAVGIPLEMHCHNDLGMVVANSVAGAMAAVDAGVDVHINTTVNGIGERAGNADMVAVILALRHASGVEGKYELDPRIRLKEAWRTCKYASYAFDVPIPINQPGVGANAFAHESGIHADGALKDRRNYELYDYDELGRGEPEIIETGRQITVGEYSGIKGFRNVYEKMEIAFKDDDEATRILELARYANVHNQKPLVEEEMRFIAKHPDIARKILTMNPLR